The following coding sequences lie in one Megalodesulfovibrio gigas DSM 1382 = ATCC 19364 genomic window:
- a CDS encoding inositol monophosphatase family protein → MQSLTSGLLDSVRQAGALIREAWRTPSTVQHKGRIDLVTETDLAVEAALKVSLAQVYPGAAFLAEESAEDLDRAALLAGPCWVIDPLDGTTNFAHRLPFVAVSVGLWTGTGVDLAAVYNPMLDDMFHAVRGGGAFRNGAPMAVSAARQLQDSLVCTGFPYASADDPALAARIAAWIQRMLAATRGLRRYGAASLDLAYVAAGHYEAFYELGLKPWDVAAGWLLVEEAGGTVSPILEDTAYSLDSPSILATNGRVHQAMLDQLRA, encoded by the coding sequence ATGCAGTCCCTGACGTCCGGACTTCTGGACAGTGTGCGCCAGGCCGGTGCGCTCATCCGCGAGGCGTGGCGCACGCCCAGCACCGTGCAGCACAAGGGACGCATCGACCTGGTGACCGAGACGGATCTGGCCGTGGAGGCCGCCCTCAAGGTCTCCCTGGCGCAGGTGTATCCCGGGGCCGCCTTTCTGGCTGAGGAAAGCGCCGAAGACCTGGACCGCGCCGCCCTGCTGGCCGGGCCCTGCTGGGTGATCGATCCCCTGGACGGCACCACCAATTTTGCCCACCGGCTGCCCTTTGTGGCGGTATCTGTGGGATTGTGGACAGGAACAGGCGTGGATCTGGCTGCAGTGTACAATCCCATGCTGGACGACATGTTTCACGCCGTGCGCGGCGGCGGGGCCTTCCGAAACGGGGCGCCCATGGCCGTCTCGGCAGCGCGGCAACTGCAGGATTCCCTGGTTTGCACGGGCTTCCCCTATGCCTCGGCCGACGACCCGGCCCTGGCCGCCCGCATTGCCGCCTGGATCCAACGCATGCTGGCCGCCACCCGGGGACTGCGCCGCTACGGGGCCGCCTCGCTGGATCTGGCCTATGTGGCTGCCGGACACTACGAGGCCTTCTATGAACTGGGCCTCAAACCCTGGGATGTGGCCGCGGGCTGGCTGCTGGTGGAAGAAGCCGGCGGCACGGTATCGCCCATCCTTGAGGATACCGCGTATTCCCTGGATTCGCCCTCCATCCTGGCCACCAATGGCCGCGTGCACCAGGCCATGCTGGACCAGCTCAGGGCGTGA
- the secG gene encoding preprotein translocase subunit SecG, whose product METLVLTLHIIACLVLIVLVLLQSGKEGMGVIFGGGSSSLFGGSGAGGLLVKITAMAAAIFLTTSLGYNYLNKSGRNDDGSVMDAAIVSTQGAPENATMPPAGLLIEEKGAAPDFSVKESSEAAAPAPMPPAAASNQTQ is encoded by the coding sequence ATGGAAACCTTGGTCCTCACACTGCATATCATCGCCTGCCTGGTGCTTATCGTCCTGGTGCTCTTGCAGTCTGGCAAGGAAGGCATGGGCGTGATCTTTGGCGGCGGGTCCAGCTCCCTGTTCGGCGGCTCCGGCGCGGGCGGGTTGTTGGTGAAAATTACCGCCATGGCCGCAGCAATTTTCTTGACAACCTCCCTCGGTTACAATTATTTGAATAAATCCGGCCGCAATGACGACGGCAGCGTGATGGATGCCGCCATCGTCAGCACGCAGGGTGCGCCTGAAAACGCGACCATGCCTCCCGCCGGCCTGCTCATTGAAGAAAAAGGCGCTGCACCGGACTTCTCCGTCAAGGAAAGCTCCGAAGCCGCTGCGCCAGCTCCCATGCCTCCGGCTGCTGCGTCCAACCAGACACAGTAG
- the rimI gene encoding ribosomal protein S18-alanine N-acetyltransferase translates to MEALPDLESVALTLERLGPTDVLQLAALERICFACPWSEAQYAQLLEDSRVRVVGASHGDVLVAYCSFYHAGDEMEILNLATAPDWRRRGLGRRLLAFVLRIGQQMGIEQVVLEVRVTNTAARALYDGMGFVQVGVRKGYYPDTGEDALVLVRALHGADGHSTCNDHRGIHEKADGGKLEDVQNP, encoded by the coding sequence ATGGAAGCACTTCCTGATCTGGAATCTGTTGCATTGACGCTAGAACGTCTGGGCCCGACAGACGTGCTCCAGTTGGCCGCGCTGGAGCGCATCTGCTTTGCCTGCCCCTGGAGCGAAGCCCAATACGCCCAGTTGCTGGAAGACTCCCGGGTGCGGGTGGTGGGGGCCAGCCATGGCGACGTGCTGGTTGCGTACTGCTCCTTTTACCACGCCGGGGATGAGATGGAAATCCTCAACCTGGCCACCGCCCCGGACTGGCGGCGTCGCGGTCTGGGCCGGCGCCTGCTGGCCTTCGTCTTGCGTATTGGCCAGCAAATGGGCATAGAACAGGTGGTGCTGGAGGTGCGCGTCACCAACACGGCCGCCCGGGCACTGTACGACGGCATGGGCTTTGTCCAGGTCGGCGTGCGCAAGGGCTACTACCCGGATACCGGCGAGGACGCCCTGGTGCTTGTCCGCGCGCTGCACGGTGCGGACGGTCATTCCACATGCAACGACCATCGAGGAATCCATGAAAAAGCTGATGGCGGCAAACTGGAAGATGTACAAAACCCGTGA
- a CDS encoding NUDIX hydrolase has translation MEHSLAAGPAGVLPAMIASGAPAAWLARNPGAELVEVVDLRNRPLAVMPLPVVHAQQLFHRSVLVLVYNPQGKLYLQQRSRTKAVYPSRWDVSASGHVQAGESLEDAARRELFEELDIQAERLMGRLQVPATPLTGYEFVTVFTVGRVHAVPRPNPAELDGGMFVDADEMDYLIRDYVDVLTPGLVHLHERGQLFPGSQNAAGLLLTP, from the coding sequence ATGGAACATTCCCTTGCTGCCGGCCCTGCCGGCGTCTTGCCTGCAATGATCGCTTCGGGCGCGCCCGCAGCCTGGCTGGCCCGCAACCCCGGCGCCGAGCTGGTGGAGGTGGTGGATCTCCGCAACAGGCCCCTGGCCGTCATGCCGTTGCCGGTGGTGCATGCCCAGCAGCTCTTTCACCGCAGCGTGCTGGTGCTGGTGTACAACCCGCAGGGCAAGCTCTATCTGCAGCAGCGCAGCCGGACCAAAGCCGTGTACCCAAGCCGGTGGGACGTCTCCGCCAGCGGGCACGTGCAGGCCGGCGAAAGCCTGGAGGACGCCGCCCGGCGCGAGCTGTTCGAGGAGCTGGACATCCAGGCGGAGCGGCTGATGGGCAGGCTGCAGGTGCCGGCCACGCCGCTGACCGGCTACGAATTCGTCACCGTCTTCACCGTCGGCCGGGTGCATGCCGTGCCGCGCCCCAATCCTGCCGAGCTGGACGGCGGCATGTTTGTGGATGCGGACGAAATGGACTACCTCATCCGGGACTATGTGGACGTCCTCACGCCCGGGCTGGTGCATCTGCACGAGCGTGGCCAGCTTTTTCCTGGCAGCCAGAACGCCGCGGGCCTGCTCCTCACGCCCTGA
- the tpx gene encoding thiol peroxidase: MQEFPGGVTFLGNPLTLVGTPVTVGMNAPDFTVLDNDLSPVTLASLAGKAFILSTVPSLDTPVCDMETRRFNQEAGGLGDMPVLTVSMDLPFAQKRWCAAAGIAQVKTLSDHRDASLGLAYGLLIKELRLLARAVLVVNAAGVITYYELVKEVTQEPDYAAALAAAKAL; the protein is encoded by the coding sequence ATGCAAGAGTTTCCCGGCGGCGTCACCTTTCTCGGCAATCCCCTCACCCTGGTGGGCACCCCGGTAACCGTGGGCATGAATGCCCCGGACTTCACCGTGCTCGACAACGACCTCAGCCCCGTGACGCTGGCCTCCCTTGCCGGCAAAGCCTTCATCCTCTCCACCGTGCCGTCCCTGGACACCCCCGTGTGCGACATGGAAACCCGCCGCTTCAATCAGGAAGCGGGCGGCCTGGGCGACATGCCCGTGCTCACCGTGTCCATGGACCTGCCCTTTGCCCAGAAGCGCTGGTGCGCCGCGGCGGGCATTGCCCAGGTGAAGACCCTCTCCGACCACCGCGACGCCTCCCTGGGCCTGGCTTATGGCCTGCTCATCAAGGAACTGCGGCTGCTGGCCCGGGCCGTGCTGGTGGTGAACGCCGCGGGCGTCATCACGTATTATGAACTGGTGAAGGAAGTGACCCAGGAACCGGACTACGCCGCCGCCCTGGCCGCCGCCAAAGCGCTGTAA
- the mreB gene encoding rod shape-determining protein — MFFNRLLGFLGKDLAMDLGTANTLLYTPKQGIVLNEPSVVAYETPSNRIIAVGASAKELVGRTPGNIVTVRPMKDGVIADFDVTKAMISYFIHKVITGLKFVKPRMVICVPTGITAVEKRAVIESGLDAGAREVLMIEEPMAAAIGAGCPIHEPTGTMVVDIGGGTSEVAVISMGAIAYAESVRAAGDWMNATVQRFFQERHQLFISENMAEAVKIGIGSAYPLPEPLKMNVPGKDVIGGGPKSVVSTDEEIRQALQEPVKTIVRAVRKALEKTPPELVVDVARNGILLAGGGALLKGLDQLIQRNTNIRVNVDDDPLTTVVRGTGRSLEDMQRYKNVYIN; from the coding sequence ATGTTTTTCAACAGACTGCTGGGATTTTTGGGCAAGGATCTGGCCATGGACCTCGGCACGGCCAATACGTTGCTCTATACCCCCAAGCAAGGCATCGTGTTGAACGAGCCGTCGGTGGTGGCGTACGAGACCCCCAGCAACCGCATCATCGCCGTGGGGGCGTCCGCCAAGGAACTCGTGGGCCGCACGCCGGGCAACATCGTCACTGTCCGGCCCATGAAGGATGGGGTGATTGCGGATTTTGACGTCACCAAAGCCATGATCTCGTACTTCATCCACAAGGTCATCACCGGGCTCAAGTTCGTCAAACCGCGCATGGTCATCTGCGTGCCCACAGGCATCACGGCGGTGGAAAAGCGTGCCGTCATCGAATCCGGGCTGGATGCCGGGGCGCGGGAAGTCCTGATGATCGAGGAGCCCATGGCCGCGGCCATCGGCGCGGGGTGTCCCATCCATGAGCCCACGGGCACCATGGTGGTGGATATCGGCGGCGGCACCTCGGAGGTGGCGGTCATCTCCATGGGGGCCATTGCCTACGCAGAAAGCGTGCGCGCGGCCGGAGACTGGATGAACGCCACGGTGCAGCGCTTTTTTCAGGAACGACACCAGCTGTTCATCAGCGAAAACATGGCCGAGGCGGTGAAAATCGGCATCGGCTCTGCCTACCCGCTGCCCGAGCCGCTCAAGATGAACGTGCCCGGCAAGGACGTGATTGGCGGCGGCCCCAAGTCCGTGGTCTCCACAGACGAGGAGATCCGGCAGGCCTTGCAGGAGCCGGTCAAGACCATCGTGCGCGCCGTGCGCAAGGCTCTGGAAAAGACCCCGCCCGAGCTGGTGGTGGACGTGGCCCGCAACGGCATTCTTCTGGCCGGGGGTGGGGCGCTGCTCAAGGGCCTGGATCAGCTCATCCAGCGCAACACCAACATTCGCGTGAATGTGGATGACGACCCCCTGACCACCGTGGTCCGCGGCACAGGCCGTTCCCTGGAAGACATGCAGCGCTACAAAAACGTGTACATCAACTGA
- the tpiA gene encoding triose-phosphate isomerase, translated as MKKLMAANWKMYKTREEAAMTIAALMLAVGMPPADREVLVFPPFTAIECVSAGIGDADGYAVGGQDVYPAAEGAFTGEISPAMLKDAGATWALTGHSERRHVLGESDELVGRKTAFALEQGLHVVLCIGETLQEREAGQLAAVLARQLETGLAGVPKDVAVANLAIAYEPVWAIGTGKVAGPAEILDAHATVRRQLQQLLATGSELRILYGGSVKPENTAEIISLDNVDGVLVGGASLQAESFSRIVLA; from the coding sequence ATGAAAAAGCTGATGGCGGCAAACTGGAAGATGTACAAAACCCGTGAAGAAGCGGCCATGACCATCGCCGCGCTCATGCTGGCCGTGGGCATGCCGCCTGCGGACAGGGAAGTTCTTGTTTTCCCACCGTTTACAGCCATTGAGTGCGTGAGCGCCGGCATTGGCGACGCCGACGGCTATGCCGTGGGCGGGCAGGATGTGTACCCGGCTGCCGAAGGGGCCTTCACAGGCGAAATCTCCCCGGCCATGCTCAAGGATGCCGGCGCCACCTGGGCGCTGACCGGCCACTCCGAACGCCGGCACGTTCTGGGTGAATCCGACGAGCTCGTGGGGCGCAAAACAGCCTTTGCCCTGGAGCAGGGGTTGCATGTGGTGCTGTGCATCGGGGAAACCCTGCAGGAACGCGAAGCCGGCCAACTGGCCGCCGTGCTCGCCCGACAGCTGGAAACCGGCCTGGCCGGCGTGCCCAAGGACGTTGCTGTCGCCAATTTGGCCATCGCCTATGAACCGGTCTGGGCCATCGGTACCGGCAAGGTGGCCGGCCCGGCGGAAATCCTGGACGCCCACGCCACAGTGCGCCGCCAACTGCAACAATTGCTGGCTACTGGAAGCGAGTTGCGCATTCTGTATGGTGGCAGCGTCAAGCCGGAGAACACCGCCGAGATAATTTCTCTTGACAACGTGGACGGCGTATTGGTAGGAGGTGCCTCTTTGCAGGCGGAAAGCTTCAGCCGAATTGTGCTGGCCTGA
- a CDS encoding GAF domain-containing protein, translated as MSIICSVFDAYSAVLYLQDPKAAGTYRMAARFSLGDRLNVGAMVAPGRGLAGWVVRNNQPLLVNDLVKKKGKIEYYDEEERQLIRAFMGCPLRQAEGVVCVDSKRSHCFSEKDQKILHLFTDHVQSLLHQFEESDATVCDNRYYQCLQQIQALRRQLSRWPDFLQQTLALLSQTTGFEHVFLAVRDSTGAHYTLEGTTKPLLPPGKEMESFDFGMGLVGWVFKNNVSFFTGEHEATVQLSPLFGKKIKTPPVKSAVCLPLVVHRIARGVLGLAHPEPVVIDAAMKSFLQMVADQLALFLENLYLKHRLQEAPRAIAQANLFS; from the coding sequence ATGAGCATCATTTGCAGCGTCTTCGACGCGTATTCCGCCGTGCTGTACCTGCAGGACCCTAAAGCGGCCGGGACGTACCGCATGGCTGCGCGGTTCAGCCTGGGGGATCGGCTCAATGTGGGGGCGATGGTTGCCCCTGGGCGCGGTCTGGCTGGCTGGGTGGTTCGGAACAATCAGCCGCTGCTGGTGAACGATCTGGTCAAGAAAAAGGGCAAGATCGAATACTACGACGAAGAAGAGCGCCAGCTCATCCGTGCTTTTATGGGCTGCCCCTTGCGCCAGGCCGAGGGCGTGGTATGCGTGGACTCCAAGCGCTCCCACTGCTTCAGCGAGAAGGACCAGAAAATCCTGCATCTGTTCACGGACCATGTGCAGTCCTTGCTGCATCAGTTTGAGGAAAGCGACGCCACAGTCTGCGACAATCGCTACTACCAGTGCCTGCAGCAGATTCAGGCCCTGCGCCGCCAGCTGAGCCGCTGGCCGGACTTCCTGCAGCAGACGCTGGCCCTGCTTTCCCAGACCACCGGATTCGAGCATGTGTTCCTGGCCGTGCGGGACTCCACCGGCGCGCATTACACGCTGGAAGGAACCACCAAACCCTTGCTGCCGCCGGGCAAGGAGATGGAATCGTTTGATTTTGGCATGGGGCTGGTGGGCTGGGTGTTCAAGAACAACGTCAGCTTTTTCACGGGGGAGCATGAGGCCACGGTGCAGCTCTCCCCGTTGTTCGGCAAGAAGATCAAGACACCGCCGGTCAAAAGCGCCGTGTGCCTGCCCCTGGTGGTGCACCGCATTGCCCGGGGAGTATTGGGGTTGGCGCATCCTGAGCCGGTGGTCATTGATGCGGCCATGAAGTCCTTTCTGCAAATGGTGGCCGATCAACTGGCGCTTTTTCTGGAAAACTTGTATCTCAAACACCGCCTGCAGGAGGCCCCCCGGGCCATTGCCCAGGCGAACCTGTTTTCCTGA